A genomic window from Punica granatum isolate Tunisia-2019 chromosome 2, ASM765513v2, whole genome shotgun sequence includes:
- the LOC116194823 gene encoding uncharacterized protein LOC116194823 codes for MEGKASSSSSPSAAFTRVLVLLLCFSHLLLSSLAVPATRSLNSVAPEEEASSKQDTAPAHQEEGMDTLEVWDGLIEGRMEMEESTDYPGAGANHRHDPKSPGTA; via the exons ATGGAGGGCAAggcttcatcatcatcatcgccATCTGCAGCTTTCACAAGGGTTCTTGTTCTGCTGCTTTGTTTCTCCCAtctcctcctctcctctcttgCTGTTCCTGCCACCA GAAGTCTAAATTCAGTAGCCCCTGAAGAAGAAGCATCATCAAAGCAGGACACGGCACCGGCTCATCAG GAAGAAGGGATGGATACTTTGGAGGTGTGGGACGGGCTTATAGAGGGAAGgatggagatggaggagaGCACAGACTACCCGGGAGCAGGAGCCAACCACCGCCATGACCCTAAATCTCCAGGAACAGCCTGA
- the LOC116194629 gene encoding uncharacterized protein LOC116194629 yields MSVRIQVYHPSIYKKAPLHLHGAIHSSFPHQNTPFSLSPVITIRASVPSAMEGKASSPSSSAAFTRVFVLLLCFSHLLLSSLAVPATRSLNSVAPEEEASSNQDMAPAYQEEGMDTLGVWDGLVEGRMEMEESTDYPGAGANHHHDPKSPGTACWDN; encoded by the exons atgtcggtGCGAATTCAAGTTTACCATCCATCCATATATAAGAAGGCCCCCCTCCACCTCCACGGGGCCATTCATTCTTCCTTTCCCCATCAGAACACCCCCTTCTCTCTGTCTCCAGTCATCACCATCAGAGCTTCAGTTCCATCAGCTATGGAGGGCAAGGcttcatcaccatcatcatctGCAGCTTTCACAAGGGTTTTTGTTCTGCTGCTCTGTTTCTCCCAtctcctcctctcctctcttgCTGTTCCTGCCACCA GAAGTCTAAATTCAGTAGCCCCTGAAGAAGAAGCATCATCAAACCAGGACATGGCACCGGCTTATCAG GAAGAAGGGATGGATACTTTGGGGGTGTGGGACGGGCTTGTAGAGGGAAGgatggagatggaggagaGCACAGACTACCCGGGAGCAGGAGCCAACCACCACCATGACCCTAAATCTCCAGGAACAGCCTGCTGGGATAATTAA
- the LOC116197551 gene encoding FT-interacting protein 7, producing the protein MAEICTRKLIVEVCNAKNLMPKDGQGTASAYAIVDFDGQRRRTKTKFRDLNPQWDEKMEFLVHDKESMATEILEINLYNDKKTGKRSTFLGKVKLAGTTFVQSGSEALVYYPLEKRSVFSQIKGEIGLRVFYIDEDPPATEAAAEQKPEADPAGAKAPEEKPPEDPKPEDKTEEKAEEAKKEEEKPKEEEKPGPAENLKKEESPASALPPAEVDNPPLALSEDSKQIAKEKAENGKLAINDLELQSLSSDRSRSAYDLVDRMPFLYVRVVKAKQADADSKLPAYAKLVIGTHSVKTKTQSDNREWDQVFAFDKEGLNSTHLEVSIWTEEKKENDQIVENSLGTVSFDLREVPKRVPPDSPLAPQWYTLESEKTTGNDVMLAVWFGTQADEAFQEAWQSDSGGLVPETRAKVYLSPKLWYLRLTVIQTQDLQLGSGSEPKVRSPELYVKGQLGPQLFKTGRTSAWSSPSNSANPTWNEDLVFVAAEPFEPFLVVTVEDVTNGKPVGHARIHVPSIERRTDDRAEPKSRWFNMAGPDESKPYAGRIHVRVCLEGGYHVLDEAAHLTSDVRASAKQLAKAPIGLLEVGIRGATNLLPVKTKDGTRGTTDAYVVAKYGPKWVRTRTILDRFNPRWNEQYTWDVYDPCTILTIGVFDNGRYRRDEAGKPGRDVRVGKVRIRLSTLDTNRVYMNSYSLTVLHSGGAKKMGEVEIAVRFSCSSWLSLIQAYTNPMLPRMHYVRPLGPAQQDILRHTAMRIVTARLARSEPPLGQEVVQYMLDSDMHVWSMRRSKANWFRVVGCLSHAATLARWLDGIRTWAHPPTTVLVHVLLVAIVLCPHLVLPTVFMYAFLILVLRFRFRQRAPLNMDPRLSYVDVVGPDELDEEFDGFPTTRSPEVVRIRYDRLRALAGRAQTLLGDVAAQGERLEALFNWRDPRATGIFVMVCLFASFLFYAVPFKAFVLGSGFYYLRHPRFRDDMPSVPVNFFRRLPSLSDQIL; encoded by the coding sequence ATGGCGGAAATCTGCACCAGGAAGCTCATAGTGGAGGTCtgcaatgccaagaacctcaTGCCGAAGGACGGCCAAGGCACGGCCAGCGCCTACGCCATTGTAGATTTCGACGGCCAGCGGCGGCGCACTAAGACCAAGTTCAGAGACCTGAACCCCCAGTGGGACGAGAAGATGGAGTTCCTGGTCCACGACAAGGAGTCCATGGCCACCGAGATCCTCGAGATCAACCTCTACAACGACAAGAAGACTGGTAAGCGGAGCACCTTCCTGGGAAAAGTCAAGCTCGCCGGGACCACTTTTGTCCAATCGGGATCCGAGGCCCTGGTCTACTATCCGTTGGAGAAGCGGAGCGTGTTCTCCCAGATCAAGGGTGAGATCGGGCTGAGGGTTTTTTACATTGACGAGGATCCTCCGGCGACCGAGGCCGCCGCAGAGCAGAAGCCAGAGGCGGATCCTGCAGGTGCTAAGGCACCGGAGGAGAAGCCACCTGAGGACCCGAAACCGGAGGACAAGACAGAGGAGAAGGCTGAAGAGGctaagaaggaagaagagaagccCAAGGAAGAGGAGAAGCCGGGTCCTGCAGAGAACCTGAAGAAAGAAGAGTCTCCAGCTTCTGCGTTGCCTCCAGCGGAGGTGGATAATCCTCCGCTAGCACTTTCGGAGGATTCGAAACAGATTGCAAAGGAAAAGGCAGAGAATGGAAAGCTCGCCATCAATGACCTTGAGCTCCAGTCGCTCTCCAGTGATCGGAGTCGCAGCGCATACGATCTGGTCGATCGAATGCCGTTCCTCTATGTCCGTGTCGTGAAGGCCAAGCAAGCAGATGCCGACTCTAAATTGCCTGCCTATGCTAAGCTCGTGATCGGAACTCACAGCGTGAAGACCAAGACGCAGAGCGATAACCGTGAGTGGGATCAAGTATTCGCCTTTGATAAGGAAGGTCTGAACTCCACCCATCTTGAGGTCTCTATATGGAccgaggagaagaaggagaacGATCAGATCGTCGAGAACTCTCTCGGGACGGTGTCGTTTGATTTGCGGGAGGTGCCGAAAAGGGTGCCACCAGACAGTCCCTTAGCTCCTCAGTGGTACACTCTGGAATCGGAGAAGACGACCGGAAATGACGTCATGCTGGCTGTCTGGTTCGGGACCCAGGCTGACGAGGCCTTTCAGGAGGCCTGGCAATCGGATTCCGGCGGGCTGGTACCGGAGACCCGAGCCAAAGTCTACCTCTCCCCGAAGCTGTGGTACTTGAGGTTAACGGTTATCCAAACCCAGGATCTCCAGCTAGGTTCGGGATCCGAGCCTAAGGTCAGGAGTCCTGAGCTGTACGTTAAAGGTCAACTTGGTCCGCAGCTTTTCAAGACGGGTCGGACCAGTGCCTGGTCGTCTCCCTCCAACTCGGCTAACCCGACTTGGAACGAGGATCTAGTGTTCGTGGCGGCTGAGCCATTCGAGCCATTCTTGGTGGTCACAGTGGAGGATGTTACGAacgggaagccggtgggccatgCTAGGATACACGTCCCCAGCATCGAGAGGAGAACGGACGACCGAGCTGAACCGAAATCTAGGTGGTTCAATATGGCCGGACCGGATGAGAGCAAGCCCTATGCGGGAAGGATCCACGTGAGGGTGTGCCTAGAGGGCGGCTATCACGTGCTCGATGAAGCGGCTCACCTGACAAGTGATGTTCGAGCCTCAGCTAAGCAGCTCGCCAAGGCCCCGATCGGCCTGTTGGAAGTGGGAATTCGTGGGGCCACCAACTTGCTCCCAGTGAAGACCAAGGATGGGACCCGCGGGACCACGGATGCTTATGTCGTGGCCAAGTACGGGCCCAAGTGGGTCCGGACACGGACCATCCTCGATCGGTTCAATCCGAGGTGGAACGAGCAGTACACTTGGGATGTCTATGATCCATGCACTATACTCACAATCGGGGTGTTCGATAATGGACGGTACAGGCGTGATGAAGCAGGTAAGCCCGGGAGAGATGTCCGGGTCGGGAAAGTACGGATCCGCCTATCGACCCTCGACACAAACCGGGTGTACATGAATTCCTATTCCCTCACTGTCCTGCATTCTGGTGGGGCCAAGAAGATGGGGGAGGTTGAGATCGCAGTGAGGTTCTCTTGCTCATCATGGCTCAGCTTAATTCAGGCCTACACCAACCCGATGCTGCCGAGGATGCACTATGTGCGCCCGCTTGGCCCGGCCCAGCAGGACATACTCCGCCATACGGCCATGCGAATCGTGACCGCCCGGCTCGCCCGTTCTGAACCGCCGCTAGGCCAGGAGGTCGTCCAGTACATGCTCGACTCTGACATGCACGTGTGGAGTATGAGACGGAGCAAGGCCAATTGGTTCCGGGTAGTGGGCTGCCTGTCCCACGCTGCCACCCTTGCCCGGTGGCTCGATGGGATCCGCACGTGGGCCCACCCGCCAACCACCGTCCTGGTCCACGTGCTGCTTGTGGCAATCGTGCTGTGCCCGCACTTGGTCCTCCCGACCGTGTTCATGTACGCCTTCCTGATCCTGGTGCTGAGGTTCCGCTTCCGCCAGCGGGCCCCGCTCAACATGGACCCGAGGCTGTCCTACGTAGACGTGGTGGGCCCCGACGAGCTGGACGAGGAGTTTGATGGGTTCCCGACCACACGGTCTCCGGAGGTGGTACGTATCCGATACGACAGGCTGCGGGCCCTCGCGGGCCGAGCTCAGACGCTGCTAGGCGACGTGGCGGCCCAGGGGGAGCGCCTGGAGGCGCTGTTCAACTGGCGGGACCCACGGGCCACGGGCATCTTCGTGATGGTCTGCCTATTCGCCTCGTTCCTCTTCTATGCGGTGCCGTTCAAGGCGTTCGTGCTGGGTTCGGGGTTCTACTACCTGCGGCACCCGAGGTTCCGGGACGACATGCCGTCGGTGCCGGTCAACTTCTTCCGGCGGCTGCCATCTCTCTCCGACCAAATTCTGTAG
- the LOC116193995 gene encoding CTL-like protein DDB_G0274487: MPGRLTDKLPARRTYPRRKTFGPDPLTSATSTIPAQKEPTVAAGQFLRRLFEIVFYAQFLLVSILTVFLTTRGFLSARRHHFHPAEWYPPLLSATGGAAVAAFVLQRLIQCSPSKALRAAFWLSPVLVLGVGVLLSCMDSVVGLVIGVISIISAVSLALYGCWVNTRFEYASEIISVSTASVSSEISCLVGFSVTVAVLYSGFTVCGIGGATAVGTTLDVAFILIELLSLTWTMHVIKNALQATVSRVEYLRLVCGVQMDCRTALRETARYLMGSVSIGSVFVPVSGVIRGSARAISTVAGDADEFLFSCADCYSGVASALTSRANRWGFVHVGVYNKEFAQASKDTWDMFRRAEIEVLIDSDLTGVVCFLCGVTGGAVSSLIAGSWALAVHKSYATELSLYAFLIGYFMCRVAVAGAQACVSAHYVAYSENPQSPQVDPIITVRLQEMKRHQA; the protein is encoded by the exons ATGCCCGGTAGATTGACGGACAAGCTACCAGCACGAAGAACTTACCCGAGAAGAAAGACTTTTGGCCCCGATCCG CTAACTTCTGCAACCAGCACGATTCCTGCCCAGAAAGAACCAACCGTGGCGGCGGGACAATTCCTCAGGCGGCTGTTCGAGATTGTCTTCTACGCTCAGTTCCTCCTGGTCTCGATCCTAACGGTCTTCCTCACGACCCGGGGCTTCCTCTCTGCACGCCGCCACCATTTTCACCCAGCGGAGTGGTATCCTCCACTCCTCTCTGCCACAGGCGGGGCAGCGGTTGCTGCCTTTGTGTTGCAGCGTCTCATTCAATGTAGTCCCTCAAAGGCCCTGAGGGCCGCCTTCTGGCTCAGCCCAGTGCTCGTTCTGGGAGTCGGTGTATTGCTCTCGTGCATGGATTCTGTGGTAGGTCTGGTGATCGGAGTGATTTCTATAATCTCCGCCGTCTCTCTGGCTCTGTATGGCTGTTGGGTGAATACCCGTTTTGAGTACGCTTCCGAGATCATCTCTGTCTCGACTGCTTCCGTCTCGAGTGAGATTTCGTGTCTGGTTGGGTTCTCAGTAACGGTGGCTGTGCTATATTCGGGTTTCACGGTCTGTGGCATTGGTGGAGCTACTGCAGTCGGGACGACCCTGGACGTGGCGTTCATCCTCATCGAGCTGCTGAGCCTCACGTGGACGATGCACGTGATTAAGAATGCGCTCCAGGCTACTGTTTCGCGGGTTGAGTACCTACGCCTCGTGTGCGGGGTCCAGATGGACTGCCGTACAGCACTTCGGGAGACAGCCCGGTACCTGATGGGCAGCGTGTCGATCGGTTCCGTATTTGTCCCAGTCTCCGGGGTAATCCGAGGCTCGGCACGTGCAATCAGTACGGTTGCAGGGGACGCGGATGAGTTCCTCTTCTCATGCGCTGACTGCTACTCGGGCGTGGCCTCTGCACTCACAAGTCGTGCCAACCGGTGGGGGTTCGTTCACGTCGGGGTGTACAACAAGGAGTTTGCGCAGGCCTCAAAGGATACTTGGGATATGTTCAGACGGGCAGAAATAGAAGTCTTGATCGACTCCGACCTCACCGGAGTGGTCTGCTTTCTCTGCGGGGTGACCGGGGGAGCCGTGAGTTCCCTGATAGCCGGTTCCTGGGCTCTTGCAGTTCACAAAAGCTACGCTACCGAACTTTCACTATATGCCTTTCTGATCGGCTACTTCATG TGTCGAGTGGCCGTGGCAGGGGCGCAGGCATGCGTTTCGGCTCACTACGTTGCCTATTCGGAGAACCCGCAGAGCCCTCAGGTCGACCCGATAATCACAGTTCGGCTCCAGGAGATGAAGAGACACCAAGCCTAG
- the LOC116196074 gene encoding uncharacterized protein LOC116196074, which produces MAVEEQVSDDHLPAKPSPPRPPPFLEVFCKSSDKPRRFAAGTEAGFAVSLINKKLGVGAKTVALYIEAVKEGEEPVAFGPNSVLVAYGSGWRLQTVTAEADHAGDRRGEGFRRPMTRTHALNSGGSRVERVQTPPVSSLYIAKILLAFVFIFVLGSVFVLALEYLPVLILYMNSFM; this is translated from the exons ATGGCGGTTGAGGAGCAGGTCTCCGATGACCATCTTCCTGCCAAGCCGTCGCCTCCTCGTCCTCCTCCT TTCCTGGAGGTGTTCTGCAAGAGCTCCGATAAGCCCAGACGATTCGCAGCAGGCACCGAAGCGGGGTTCGCCGTGTCTCTGATCAATAAAAAGCTCGGAGTCGGGGCCAAGACCGTTGCTTTGTACATAGAGGCTGTTAAAGAAGGGGAGGAGCCCGTCGCTTTCGGCCCCAATTCAGTCCTCGTGGCTTATGGAAGTGGGTGGAGGTTGCAGACTGTCACTGCTGAAGCAGATCATGCTG GGGATAGAAGAGGAGAAGGGTTTCGCCGGCCGATGACTCGAACTCATGCCCTG AACTCCGGAGGCTCGCGCGTGGAGAGGGTGCAGACACCTCCCGTCAGCTCCCTGTACATTGCCAAGATACTACttgcttttgttttcatttttgtgCTCGGTTCGGTTTTCGTCCTGGCTCTCGAGTATCTTCCTGTAttgattttatatatgaaTTCATTCATGTAA
- the LOC116196073 gene encoding BTB/POZ and MATH domain-containing protein 4 isoform X1, with product MYPPPNAGGCPLVSPTSSQSLTRTVNGSHRFTIQGYSLAKGMGVGKHIASDNFTVGGFQWAIYFYPDGKNPEDNSAYVSVFIALASEGTDVRALFELTLVDQSGKGKHKVHSHFDRSLESGPYTLKYRGSMWGYKRFFRRTMLETSDFLKDDCLKINCTVGVVVSGIDCPRLYTIQVPESDIGVDFAMLLENEEGSDVTFHVSGEKFRAHKLILAARSPVFEAEFLDVMDKEDHEVFISEMEPSVFKALLHFIYKDKLSEEEEEEEEELLISGSSSQPSVPETMVPKLLAAADRYSLPRLRLICESVLCKGISVDSVARILSLAERHHAADLKSVCLKFAAENLVAVMRSDGFQYLQENFPYLQSELLKTVAGCEEQLSGGEKGRSVWAQFSDGEETNNRIIRQLNWENMGMVTQSLWASLSNGGGDASGSSPPEQES from the exons ATGTACCCACCTCCGAACGCCGGTGGCTGCCCTCTGGTCTCTCCGACGTCGTCCCAGTCCCTCACGAGGACGGTGAACGGCTCCCACAGGTTCACGATCCAGGGCTACTCGCTCGCCAAGGGCATGGGCGTGGGCAAGCACATCGCCAGCGACAACTTCACCGTCGGGGGCTTCCAGTGGGCGATCTACTTCTACCCCGACGGCAAGAACCCCGAGGACAACTCCGCATACGTGTCCGTGTTCATTGCGCTGGCTAGCGAGGGCACCGACGTTAGGGCTCTGTTCGAGTTGACCTTGGTTGACCAGAGCGGCAAGGGCAAGCACAAAGTCCACAGCCACTTCGACCGGTCGCTCGAGAGCGGTCCTTACACCCTCAAGTACAGAGGCAGCATGTG GGGCTACAAGCGGTTCTTCAGGCGTACCATGCTTGAAACATCCGATTTCCTGAAGGATGACTGCTTAAAAATCAATTGCACGGTGGGCGTCGTGGTTTCAGGAATAGACTGCCCGAGATTGTATACCATACAGGTCCCTGAATCTGATATTGGTGTGGATTTTGCCATGTTAttggagaatgaagaaggTTCCGATGTTACCTTTCATGTGTCTGGGGAAAAATTCCGCGCTCACAAGCTCATACTAGCCGCTAGGTCTCCTGTATTCGAAGCTGAATTTTTAGATGTGATGGATAAAGAGGACCATGAAGTATTTATAAGTGAAATGGAACCGAGCGTTTTCAAG GCCTTACTTCATTTCATATACAAAGATAAGCTAagtgaggaggaggaggaggaggaggaggagctaTTGATCTCGGGTTCTTCTTCCCAACCGTCTGTACCAGAGACAATGGTGCCGAAGTTGCTAGCTGCAGCAGACAGATACAGCTTACCTAGACTGAGACTAATTTGTGAATCTGTACTCTGTAAGGGTATATCTGTGGATTCTGTTGCCAGGATTCTTTCCCTTGCTGAGCGCCATCATGCTGCCGATCTAAAATCTGTTTGTTTAAAATTTGCTGCTGAGAACCTAGTAG CTGTTATGCGGTCCGATGGGTTCCAATACCTCCAAGAGAACTTCCCATACCTTCAGTCAGAGCTCCTAAAGACGGTGGCAGGATGTGAGGAGCAGCTTAGTGGAGGGGAAAAAGGTCGTAGTGTATGGGCCCAATTCTCGGATGGGGAAGAGACGAATAACCGAATCATAAGGCAGCTGAATTGGGAGAACATGGGGATGGTGACTCAGAGCTTGTGGGCCTCGCTTTCTAATGGCGGAGGAGATGCGAGTGGTAGCAGTCCTCCCGAGCAAGAAAGCTGA
- the LOC116196073 gene encoding BTB/POZ and MATH domain-containing protein 4 isoform X2 has product MYPPPNAGGCPLVSPTSSQSLTRTVNGSHRFTIQGYSLAKGMGVGKHIASDNFTVGGFQWAIYFYPDGKNPEDNSAYVSVFIALASEGTDVRALFELTLVDQSGKGKHKVHSHFDRSLESGPYTLKYRGSMWGYKRFFRRTMLETSDFLKDDCLKINCTVGVVVSGIDCPRLYTIQVPESDIGVDFAMLLENEEGSDVTFHVSGEKFRAHKLILAARSPVFEAEFLDVMDKEDHEVFISEMEPSVFKALLHFIYKDKLSEEEEEEEEELLISGSSSQPSVPETMVPKLLAAADRYSLPRLRLICESVLCKGISVDSVARILSLAERHHAADLKSVCLKFAAENLVANSVFNAASSPGGPEVVENPGIEDEA; this is encoded by the exons ATGTACCCACCTCCGAACGCCGGTGGCTGCCCTCTGGTCTCTCCGACGTCGTCCCAGTCCCTCACGAGGACGGTGAACGGCTCCCACAGGTTCACGATCCAGGGCTACTCGCTCGCCAAGGGCATGGGCGTGGGCAAGCACATCGCCAGCGACAACTTCACCGTCGGGGGCTTCCAGTGGGCGATCTACTTCTACCCCGACGGCAAGAACCCCGAGGACAACTCCGCATACGTGTCCGTGTTCATTGCGCTGGCTAGCGAGGGCACCGACGTTAGGGCTCTGTTCGAGTTGACCTTGGTTGACCAGAGCGGCAAGGGCAAGCACAAAGTCCACAGCCACTTCGACCGGTCGCTCGAGAGCGGTCCTTACACCCTCAAGTACAGAGGCAGCATGTG GGGCTACAAGCGGTTCTTCAGGCGTACCATGCTTGAAACATCCGATTTCCTGAAGGATGACTGCTTAAAAATCAATTGCACGGTGGGCGTCGTGGTTTCAGGAATAGACTGCCCGAGATTGTATACCATACAGGTCCCTGAATCTGATATTGGTGTGGATTTTGCCATGTTAttggagaatgaagaaggTTCCGATGTTACCTTTCATGTGTCTGGGGAAAAATTCCGCGCTCACAAGCTCATACTAGCCGCTAGGTCTCCTGTATTCGAAGCTGAATTTTTAGATGTGATGGATAAAGAGGACCATGAAGTATTTATAAGTGAAATGGAACCGAGCGTTTTCAAG GCCTTACTTCATTTCATATACAAAGATAAGCTAagtgaggaggaggaggaggaggaggaggagctaTTGATCTCGGGTTCTTCTTCCCAACCGTCTGTACCAGAGACAATGGTGCCGAAGTTGCTAGCTGCAGCAGACAGATACAGCTTACCTAGACTGAGACTAATTTGTGAATCTGTACTCTGTAAGGGTATATCTGTGGATTCTGTTGCCAGGATTCTTTCCCTTGCTGAGCGCCATCATGCTGCCGATCTAAAATCTGTTTGTTTAAAATTTGCTGCTGAGAACCTAGTAG CAAATTCTGTTTTTAATGCTGCTTCCTCTCCTGGTGGTCCCGAAGTGGTTGAAAATCCGGGGATCGAGGACGAAGCTTAA